From one Planococcus citri chromosome 3, ihPlaCitr1.1, whole genome shotgun sequence genomic stretch:
- the Pms2 gene encoding mismatch repair endonuclease PMS2 — protein sequence MSAEIKAIQRNIVHRICSGQVVLNLATAIKELVENSLDAGATIIDVRLKEYGSELIEVVDNGTGIHPNNFQALTLKHHTSKLNDFSDLVNVETFGFRGEALSSLCAVSDVMVTTRHESEKHGSKLIFDNLGALQSSEPCARQVGTTISLGNIFSSLPVRQKEFHRNLKKEFHKAVQILSAYCLISANVKITCVNRTKKGGNQTFLSTQENKTIRDNISCVFGSKQLSTLLEMVNKTPSEEILSEFSVKSGSDDSDSFTLHGYISSCEHGVGRSSADRQFYYINGRPCEPSKVIKLVNEVYHQYNQHQFPFVLMNIVVSKHMVDVNVTPDKRLLFLQNENRLFACVKSTLIGLFENIPSSYKMNNPLCGLPPSNVAARERPTFALSTLDKWRHANDKGGDANERKRSNDESERKIVCKQMKLDFGEKSRTSGNPDVNIEPTRADSSTITRSFNQVPEAETRVARESCRDSLNLNAAQEPRSIKHVADRAVVLEMTENVAAITSAELSFSGNNSENEILDDELPSAELSQSGSTENETPDDELRSTEDDSNISINCENDQVPDSCRSVENESISASVDVECDQQRIIEQRNTRGKSVSLRTSLHDIRRFLKQSAINRNRNRNDEISNRFHAEIDPNKNKLAEEELSKAISKEMFSEMKIIGQFNKGFIITKLENDLFIIDQHATDEKYNFETLQRTTSLNCQKLVIPQDLDLTVTNECLLIDNIEVFRKNGFEFLIDSTAEATKRVKLVSIPMSQNWKFGKEDIDEMLFMLQDAPHSTCRPSRIRAMFASRACRKSVMIGTPLSGTDMKRLVAHMSEIEHPWNCPHGRPTMRHLINLSLLG from the exons ATGTCGGCTGAAATTAAAGCTATTCAAAGAAATATCGTGCACAGAATATGTTCCGGCCAG GTCGTGTTAAATTTAGCCACAGCCATCAAAGAACTGGTCGAAAACAGCTTGGATGCGGGTGCTACAATAATCGACGTACGTCTGAAAGAATACGGTAGCGAACTAATAGAGGTAGTCGATAATGGGACTGGAATTCACCCTAATAATTTCCAAGCTCTTA CGCTGAAGCACCATACATCGAAGCTGAACGATTTCTCGGATCTCGTTAATGTGGAAACTTTTGGCTTCAGGGGAGAAGCGCTGAGTTCTTTATGCGCCGTCAGCGATGTAATGGTGACTACTAGACACGAAAGTGAAAAGCACGGTTCTAAGTTGATATTTGATAATTTGGGAGCATTACAGTCTAGCGAACCTTGTGCGAGACAG GTCGGTACGACGATTTCCTtgggcaatattttttcatccttACCAGTGCGTCAAAAAGAATTTCATCGTAATCTAAAAAAAGAATTCCATAAGGCAGTTCAAATACTATCGGCGTATTGTCTGATATCTGCTAACGTCAA gatcACGTGCGTAAATCGAACAAAAAAAGGCGGTAATCAGACGTTTTTATCGACCCAAGAAAATAAGACGATTCGGGATAATATCTCTTGCGTTTTCGGATCCAAACAA TTGTCGACTTTGCTAGAGATGGTGAACAAAACACCGAGTGAAGAAATTCTATCGGAATTTAGCGTTAAAAGTGGAAGCGACGATTCCGACTCGTTCACTCTTCACGGATATATTTCAAGTTGCGAACACGGTGTTGGTAGAAGTAGCGCGGATCGACAGTTCTATTACATCAATGGTCGACCGTGCGAACCGTCCAAG GTAATCAAATTGGTCAACGAAGTATATCATCAATACAATCAACATCAGTTTCCATTCGTACTTATGAATATCGTAGTTTCCAAACATATGGTCGACGTAAACGTGACACCCGATAAACGACTGCTTTTTCTGCAAAACGAGAATCGTCTTTTTGCCTGCGTGAAA AGCACCTTGATCGGATTGTTTGAGAATATCCCTTCTTCTTATAAAATGAACAACCCGTTGTGCGGGTTACCACCGAGTAATGTCGCTGCTCGAGAACGTCCAACGTTCGCTCTCTCTACATTGGATAAATGGAGACATGCCAACGATAAAGGCGGCGATGCGAACGAAAGAAAACGTTCTAACGACGAATCGGAACGTAAAATAGTTTGTAAAC aaatgaaattggattttggcgaaaaatctCGCACCAGTGGCAACCCCGACGTGAATATTGAACCTACCCGTGCTGATTCTTCGACGATTACTCGCAGTTTTAACCAAGTTCCAGAAGCTGAGACTCGTGTAGCGCGAGAAAGTTGTCGTGATTCGTTGAATTTGAATGCGGCGCAAGAACCGCGTTCTATAAAACACGTGGCAGATCGTGCTGTCGTGCTCGAAATGACGGAAAATGTCGCTGCGATTACATCCGCTGAATTATCGTTCTCCGgtaataattctgaaaatgaaatactaGACGACGAACTTCCTTCAGCTGAATTATCTCAATCCGGTAGTACTGAAAATGAAACACCTGACGACGAACTTCGTTCAACCGAGGACGATTCAAACATTTCTATAAATTGCGAAAATGATCAAGTGCCAGATAGTTGTCGCAGCGTTGAAAACGAATCAATCTCCGCCAGTGTAGATGTCGAATGTGATCAGCAACGAATTATCGAACAACGAAATACCCGCGGTAAAAGTGTGTCTTTGAGGACCTCTTTGCACGATATTCGTCGTTTTCTCAAGCAAAGCGCGATAAATCGGAATCGAAATCGAAATGACGAAATATCGAATAGATTTCACGCGGAGATCGAcccaaacaaaaacaaactcGCCGAAGAAGAGCTGAGTAAAGCCATTTCCAAGGAAATGTTCTCGGAG ATGAAGATTATCGGTCAGTTTAATAAGGGATTCATCATCACCAAACTGGAAAATGATTTATTCATTATCGACCAACACGCTACcgatgaaaaatacaatttcgaaACGCTCCAACGCACCACATcgttaaattgccaaaaactcgTGAT TCCTCAAGATTTAGATTTGACTGTAACAAACGAATGTTTACTAATTGACAATATTGAAGTTTTTCGAAAGAACGGATTCGAATTTCTCATCGATTCTACAG CCGAAGCTACCAAAAGAGTAAAATTAGTATCAATTCCGATGAGTCAGAATTGGAAATTCGGGAAAGAAGATATTGACGAAATGTTGTTCATGCTACAA GACGCTCCGCATTCAACGTGCAGACCATCTAGAATTAGAGCGATGTTTGCGTCGCGCGCCTGCCGTAAATCCGTTATGATAGGAACGCCATTAAGCGGTACGGATATGAAACGATTGGTCGCTCATATGAGTGAAATTGAGCATCCTTGG AATTGCCCCCATGGAAGACCAACGATGAGACATCTGATCAATTTATCATTGCTTGGCTGA